The sequence below is a genomic window from candidate division WOR-3 bacterium.
CTGGCTTCGTGTAGTAGAAGAACACGGTAGTGTTATTTTACGGTTTCGTGGTGTAAATTGTCTTTAAAAATAAAAAAGAGTAAAAACCACAAAGCGGAATCAAGCAGAGCTCATACCATTAGAGAAGAGAATAGTTAAACAAAGCATTTGAAAATTATGACATAAAAGAAAGCAAATTATCGGCGAATTTGGGCACATCCCTGGGATCAGAACCTTCCTGCATAAGAGACAAATCGAAAAGAAGCGATAAACTCTGGTTGAGTTTGAGGCTCGATCTGTCCTTTTCAAACATATTGAGAAGGTTATTTATGATTTTATTTTTTGGGTTTATTTCAAATATGGGTTTGGAAGCCGGAATGCCTTTGTTTATATCCCGCAGAGCCTTTTCGAGGTTAAAAGAATAACTCCCCTTTTCTCGCGTGAGACACGCCGGACTTTCAAGGAGTTTATCAGATAATTTGACATCTTTGACGTCGTCTTTAAGGACATCTTTTGCCCATTCGATAAAACCCTTGAAACGAGTAAAGTCTTCGGATGCATTTTCCTCTTTTTGAGAATCATGTTCCTCTGCTATATTGCAAAATTCGTAATTTTTGTACTGGGGAGCATTTTGGATTAACAATTCGTCGATTCCGGGCTCAAGATACAATATCTCAAAACCCTTGGATTTCAGCATCTCCTGGACAGGGGATTTTCTGGCCAGATCATCTGATTCCGCGACGAGATAATAGATCTCTTTCTGGTCTTTTAGCATGGAGGATGTGTATTGAATCAGATCTGTAAATTCATGCGGCTGTGAAGATGATGAATGGAAAATCAGGAGTTCAAGCAGTTTCTCTCTGTTTGAGGCGTCTTGAACCGCGCCTTCTTTTAGGTAGTTGCCAAAATTTTCAAAGAATTTAACATAACGGTCCAGCCTTTCTTTTTTTATACTTTCGAGTTCGCCTAAAATTTTCTTTGTCAGGTTTTGTTTTATCTGCATAAGTTTTCGGTTTTCCTGGAGCATCTCTCTCGATATGTTCAAAGGCAGGTCTGAACTGTCAATTATTCCGGATACGAATTTAAGATAGTGAGGCAGGAGTTCTTCGCTGTGGGATAAAACCTGGATTCTGTTTATGTATAGATTCATGCCTGATTTCATGTCTTCAAAAAACGTAAATGGAGGTTTTTCCGAAGGTATAAAAGCCAAAGCTGTGAATTCGTTAGTGCCTTCTGCTTTGTAGTGAACCACTGAAAGGGGATCTTTGAAATCAAACGTCATAGATTTGTAAAAATCGTCGTATTCCTTTTTTTCAATTTCATCTTTTTTCATCTGCCAGAGTGCTTTTTGCGAGTTTATCTTCTTTTTTTCTTTACCGGTATTAAGAGTTATAGGGTATTCGACGAAGTCGGAATATTTCTTGACTAGTTCGGATATTTTCCAGTCCTCGAGAAATTCCTTTTCGCTTTCTTTGAGGTGAAGTATGACTTCTGTCCCTCTGTCGGTTTTGTCAATTTCTGAAACTTCGTAAGTGTAGTCATCCACGTTAGAAGTCCAAAAAACTCCCTTATCGTCAGGTTTGAAACCCTTACTCCTGACTTCGATTTTATCAGCCACCATGAAAGCGCTGTAAAAACCTACGCCGAACTTGCCTATTAGATCAGGAAGCTCTTTGAGGTCGCTCTGGGAGAGACCTTCAAGGTAATTTCTTGTTCCGGATCGGGCTATGGTGCCCAAATTAATGTCAATTTCATCTCTTGTCATTCCTATGCCATTATCTTTAATGGTAAGTGTATTTTTATCCCTGTCGGGTATAATTTCTATGTTGAAATTTTCGTTTGAAGACACGACGTTGTCTTCAGTGAGAGCGAGAAACCGCAGTTTGTTTATTGCGTCTGACGAGTTGGATATAAGCTCTCTGAGAAAAATATCTTTCTTCGAATAAAGGGAATGGACTACTATATCTAGAAGTTTTTTTGTCTCGGTTCTGAATTCGTGTTTTTGCATATAAACCTCCTTAAAATAAGTAAATATATTCAAATTAACCAAAATGACAAGTCCGGAGGTCGACTTTCAGGCGAATTTCGGGAAATTGTTTACCTGTTTAAACTGGTAAAAACAGATTTTTGGATGGATAGCAAAAAATTTGCGGCGAAAGAATCTTCAATGATTTCGACGGCTGGGGGATAAATAGACTTTACAAAGGAAAGGGCTACTATTAAAGCGATCGAAACCGCGATAGTCGAAAAGGCAGCCCCCCAAAATCTGTCAAGCGGGTTGATTCCGATATTCTTGAGTTTTTTATGTAGAAAAAAACCTATCGCTCCGAAAGAGAAACTGACTGCTATCCAGAGTGATAAGGATAAAACATGGGAAAGCCAGGGAGAAAAATTCACCGAAGTGTCCGCGTAAGAAGCCGCAACAGCTCCGACCATCAAACCGAGGAGATAGAAAACCAACCTCACTATTCCAAGTACAGCTCCCGCTAAAATAGCAAGGGCGCATGCGCCTAAAATTGTTATGTCTATCGCGTTCAAAGTTTTTTATTTCTTAGAATGATAAAAGACAACAGAGTGATTCCGGTAGCGATCAGGATAAGGCTGAAAAATTGTGAAAGGGTTATGTATTTGAACACCAAAGCGTTGCCCTCATAATGCCTCAGAAAATCTATTGAAAACCTGTGAATCCCGTAAAATATTGTCAGCCAACAGAAGGTTTCACCTTGTGATACTTTTCTTCTGTCGAGCAACAAAAGGTAAATAGTCAGAAAAAGAGCCGAAATCGACATAAAGATTTGAGTCGGTATGACTTTAATTCCGATTGGAGCGTCGGGGAGAAGTCCGCTGTTGGAATGATCGTGAAAGACTATTCCAATTTTTTCACTTTGCAGTCCGTAGCAGCAGCCGTTCAAAAAACAACCTATTCTACCGATAAAAATACCGAATGTTATAGATGGAGCGACGATGTCGGCAATTTTCAAAAAACCGATTTTGTTTTTTTTAAGATAAATAAAGCCGGCTAAAAAACCGAGGATGAGCCCTCCGTATATTACCATTCCGCCATGCCATACCTGGACGGTTTCAAAGGGATTCGCTCTGAAATAGTCAAAATGCTCAATGACATACCAAAGCCTTCCTCCCGCTACTCCTCCAATAAGAATCCAGAATGAAAGGTCGTAAATCAGGTTCGGGGTAATCCCGTTTTTGGAAGCTCTTTTTTTGGCGAGCATGATTCCCGCGAGAAACGCAAGAAACTGCATAAAGCCATAACTGTAGATTTTTATAGGACCAAGGTCTATTAGAAGGCGGAACATCTCAAACGCCTTCGGTTATGCATTTGGTAGGGCATGATTTAATGGATTCTTGCCAGAGAGTCTTGTCGGTGGGATACCCCTGTTTCAATTGCGGAAGGTTACCCGCCATTTCCATCGAATTTTCTGGGGCTTTTCGCACACAAATAGAACATCCGATGCACCCCACTTTACAGACATCTCTAACGTTTTTGAGTTTTTCCGGGTTAGAACATCTTATGACGATGGGAATATGTATATCATAGAGTTTTAGGATTCCTTTGGGGCACGCTTCGACGCATTTGCCGCAACCCGTGCATTTCAACGGATCAATATCAGGAAGACCTTTCTTTCCCATATGTATGGCGTCAAATGGACAGGCGGCGACGCAGTCGCCGAAACCCAAGCATCCATAAACGCAGGATTTCATGCTTGAGATGACAAGGTTGGCGGCCCGGCATGTCTTGACTCCCTCGTATCTGCATATATCAGGGCTTTGTTCCCTGTCGCCGCCGCAGAGAAGAAAAGCGATCTTTTTAGTTCCTGCTTCAGTTTTTACCCCCATGATTTGAGCAATTTTTTCTGATGTTTCGGCACCCCCTGGGATGCAACCATTTGGCGAGAATCTTCCTTCTACGACACCTTGTGCGAAACCCGCGCAGCCCGGAGCGCCGCAAGCTCCACAGTTGGCGTTAGGTAAGTATTTGAGTATTTCTTCAACCCTCGGGTCAATTTCAACTTTTAATTTTTTTGCAGCCGTGCTCAATATTATGCCGAAAGATAGCCCAAGAGTTCCAACTACAGCAGTTGAAAGAATTATGATCATCGGATCCATTTGTCCTCCTTGAATAGTTTCATACCATCAAAGTCTGTTTTACCGTCGAAAGAGCTTGATTCAAATCCTGATCGATTATCGCCCCTGACGCGAACTTGTGCCCGCCTCCGCCGAGTTTCCTTGAAATTTCTCCCACGTCTTTTTTACCTGAAGACCTGAAACTCAACCTTGTTGAACCGTTTCTCTCTCTCAAAAGGACTACTGTGTCTATGTCTTTTAGCTGTAGCAGATAGTTTGCGAGCCCTTCAGTGTCTTCTTCCGAAATAGAATACTTATCCATAAGGTCTTTTGTCACTTTTGAAAATATTGTCTCTCTGTCCCTTTCAGAATATTTTAGGACATCCGCATAGAACAAGAAGGTGTTCGTAGGCAACCTGAAGATTTCTTTCCATATAACATTTGAACTGATGTCTTTTTCAAGCAGGTTGGAAGCGATTTTAAAAGTCTTAGAAGACACAGTAGAAGTAGAAAATCCATAGGTGTCGGATATAATTCCCACGTAAAGATATTTCGCAATCTGGGAGTCTATCAAATCATCATGAACAATGCTTGCCAACAATTCCGCTGTTGAAGAAGCGTTGGGGTCGACGACATTCAAGTCTCCGAAAAGTTTGTTGTCGACATGATGGTCTATGTCGATTTTCAATTCGTAAAATTTGTTGATTTTCGAAAATGTTTCTCCAAGTCTTCTCGTGTCTCCGCAGTCGAGAAAAAAAGCTGATTCGCTGAATGACGTTGGAGGTGTTGTCGAAAATTTTGAGATCGGTAGAAACGAATATTTTTTCGGAAAAGGACCCTCGCAGAATAATCTTGCCTTGATTTCGGCGTTTTCGAGGATCGAAGCCAACGCGAGCGACGATCCTATAGCGTCGCCGTCTGGAGATGAATGAGTATAAATATCGGCGGATTTGACCGAAGGCATACCAATTTCCGCAAGAAACGGAAAAGTTTTTTTTTGTTCAGTTTCCATCATTTTCCTCTTTAGACAGTGATTCAATTTTTTCAATTATCTCTTTGCTTTGATCCAGCACAAAATGAATTTCAGGCATGTATTTTATTCTTATATTTTGCGCCAGAAGGTACCTCAATGTTTTCTTGTGTAGATTCAGGTGGTTAAAAGTTTTTTCCTGTTCTTCTTTCGTTCCCAAAACACTGACTTTAATTTTGGCGTTTTTCAAACTTTTGTCAATCATGACAGCCGTCACTGTAGTCATGGAAAGGGACATTTTTCTCGTGAAAGAATCGAGAATAGTAGAAAACTCTTTCGCGATTGTCTCTTCGACTCTTTTGGGTCTGTGTGATATTTTCATACCACTGATTTCTCCATTGTAAACGAACCTTTTATGAATCTTTCAAGAGATAGCCTTTCAAGGTCGGAGTCGGAATAAGCCTCATCCGTTATCGTGTTTGCCATAATTTGAGCAGTCCGGGGAGCTAACATCAGGCCGTGTCCTGAAAATCCGCAGGCCTGGAAGTATCCGTCAATTCCAGAAACTTTTCCCAATATCGGCTGGGCGTCAGGGCTCATACAATACAGACCAGCCCACTGTCTTAGAATTTTCACGTCTCCGAGAGCAGGTATAAAATGGTTTAACTTGACCGACATTTCTTTTAAAAAAGCGATGCCTGATTTCAAGGATTTACCGGGCTTTTCACCGGGGTTTGTCTGTCCGCCAACAATTCCCCCGTCTCTGACCTGCCTGAAATATACATTGTATTCAAACGACATTATCATGTTCCTGAAAAATCTGTTTATTTGTTCAGTGGCGAGAATTTCGTGTCTGTGAGGTGCGAGGGGAAGGTCTAAACCCGCCATTTTCCCTACGTCAGCGGCATACCCGCCGGCGGCGTTTACGACAATTGGGGTTTGGATAAAACCCCGTGAAGTCTCAACTCCTTGGATTTTTGAATCAGAGGACTTTATACCAAGAACTTCGGTTCTCGTTTGAAGAGAAACGCCGTTTTCAAGGGCTTTTTTAACGTAAGCGAAATTTATCAGAAAAGGATTTATAGAACCGTCGGTGGGGCACCATGTAGCACCGGCTACTTTCTCAGTGTTCAGAAGAGGGACGATTTTTCTTGTCTCTTCCGGTGTCAGAATTTCGACTTCGAGTCCATGAGCTTTCTGCATTTGAACGTTTTTTCTGAACTGCTCTA
It includes:
- the rbfA gene encoding 30S ribosome-binding factor RbfA, which produces MKISHRPKRVEETIAKEFSTILDSFTRKMSLSMTTVTAVMIDKSLKNAKIKVSVLGTKEEQEKTFNHLNLHKKTLRYLLAQNIRIKYMPEIHFVLDQSKEIIEKIESLSKEENDGN
- a CDS encoding RnfABCDGE type electron transport complex subunit B is translated as MDPMIIILSTAVVGTLGLSFGIILSTAAKKLKVEIDPRVEEILKYLPNANCGACGAPGCAGFAQGVVEGRFSPNGCIPGGAETSEKIAQIMGVKTEAGTKKIAFLLCGGDREQSPDICRYEGVKTCRAANLVISSMKSCVYGCLGFGDCVAACPFDAIHMGKKGLPDIDPLKCTGCGKCVEACPKGILKLYDIHIPIVIRCSNPEKLKNVRDVCKVGCIGCSICVRKAPENSMEMAGNLPQLKQGYPTDKTLWQESIKSCPTKCITEGV
- the lgt gene encoding prolipoprotein diacylglyceryl transferase, with the protein product MFRLLIDLGPIKIYSYGFMQFLAFLAGIMLAKKRASKNGITPNLIYDLSFWILIGGVAGGRLWYVIEHFDYFRANPFETVQVWHGGMVIYGGLILGFLAGFIYLKKNKIGFLKIADIVAPSITFGIFIGRIGCFLNGCCYGLQSEKIGIVFHDHSNSGLLPDAPIGIKVIPTQIFMSISALFLTIYLLLLDRRKVSQGETFCWLTIFYGIHRFSIDFLRHYEGNALVFKYITLSQFFSLILIATGITLLSFIILRNKKL
- the htpG gene encoding molecular chaperone HtpG, with translation MQKHEFRTETKKLLDIVVHSLYSKKDIFLRELISNSSDAINKLRFLALTEDNVVSSNENFNIEIIPDRDKNTLTIKDNGIGMTRDEIDINLGTIARSGTRNYLEGLSQSDLKELPDLIGKFGVGFYSAFMVADKIEVRSKGFKPDDKGVFWTSNVDDYTYEVSEIDKTDRGTEVILHLKESEKEFLEDWKISELVKKYSDFVEYPITLNTGKEKKKINSQKALWQMKKDEIEKKEYDDFYKSMTFDFKDPLSVVHYKAEGTNEFTALAFIPSEKPPFTFFEDMKSGMNLYINRIQVLSHSEELLPHYLKFVSGIIDSSDLPLNISREMLQENRKLMQIKQNLTKKILGELESIKKERLDRYVKFFENFGNYLKEGAVQDASNREKLLELLIFHSSSSQPHEFTDLIQYTSSMLKDQKEIYYLVAESDDLARKSPVQEMLKSKGFEILYLEPGIDELLIQNAPQYKNYEFCNIAEEHDSQKEENASEDFTRFKGFIEWAKDVLKDDVKDVKLSDKLLESPACLTREKGSYSFNLEKALRDINKGIPASKPIFEINPKNKIINNLLNMFEKDRSSLKLNQSLSLLFDLSLMQEGSDPRDVPKFADNLLSFMS
- a CDS encoding DHH family phosphoesterase — translated: METEQKKTFPFLAEIGMPSVKSADIYTHSSPDGDAIGSSLALASILENAEIKARLFCEGPFPKKYSFLPISKFSTTPPTSFSESAFFLDCGDTRRLGETFSKINKFYELKIDIDHHVDNKLFGDLNVVDPNASSTAELLASIVHDDLIDSQIAKYLYVGIISDTYGFSTSTVSSKTFKIASNLLEKDISSNVIWKEIFRLPTNTFLFYADVLKYSERDRETIFSKVTKDLMDKYSISEEDTEGLANYLLQLKDIDTVVLLRERNGSTRLSFRSSGKKDVGEISRKLGGGGHKFASGAIIDQDLNQALSTVKQTLMV
- a CDS encoding FAD-binding oxidoreductase, with the protein product IAYELSKKKFKKTVILEKGTVSSGSTGRCGGGIRAQWSTPENVRLAMASVKRFRELEEELGEQTEYEEGGYLILAHSDAEIEQFRKNVQMQKAHGLEVEILTPEETRKIVPLLNTEKVAGATWCPTDGSINPFLINFAYVKKALENGVSLQTRTEVLGIKSSDSKIQGVETSRGFIQTPIVVNAAGGYAADVGKMAGLDLPLAPHRHEILATEQINRFFRNMIMSFEYNVYFRQVRDGGIVGGQTNPGEKPGKSLKSGIAFLKEMSVKLNHFIPALGDVKILRQWAGLYCMSPDAQPILGKVSGIDGYFQACGFSGHGLMLAPRTAQIMANTITDEAYSDSDLERLSLERFIKGSFTMEKSVV
- a CDS encoding CvpA family protein; translated protein: MNAIDITILGACALAILAGAVLGIVRLVFYLLGLMVGAVAASYADTSVNFSPWLSHVLSLSLWIAVSFSFGAIGFFLHKKLKNIGINPLDRFWGAAFSTIAVSIALIVALSFVKSIYPPAVEIIEDSFAANFLLSIQKSVFTSLNR